The genomic window CATGTATTGAAGTTTGTAGTAAAAAAGGAGCCATTACCCTTGAGTCAGCCATCAATGATCATGCTATCGTAGTTGAGGCAGCAGATCCTCAAGGGGTAGAAATTCGATCCCGTGTGGAAGAGGCAATGCAGAAGCTCAGCCTGGAAAATGGAAAAGAACAGTTTTCTAATATTCCACCCGGTGATCAACTTTTGAAGAGCATGATGCTTGACATGTCAAGATGCATCAAGTGCTATCAGTGCACCGAAGCTTGTCCGCTCTGTGTGTGTGAAGATTGCAGAACCAAAAAACCCTGGCTCGTCAAACCAGGGCAGGTTCCTCCGCCATTCATGTTTCATCTCATCAGGGCTTCTCATATTGCTGACTCCTGCATTAACTGTGGTCAATGTGAAGAGCGGTGCCCGATGGAGATCCCAAACTCACTCTATATGCATGCACTTCAGTCAGAACTGGAACAAATGTTCGGATACAAGGCCGGTGAACTTCCCGGGATGCCGGTAGTAGCCAAAGTAAATGAATGGGAAGAGTGGGAACACAACTACGGGAATACTTTTGAAAAGGTTATTGAAGTATTTCGGGATCAGGGCGAGTACTGAGATAAATCGGCAGTCTCCATTTTTGTAGGAAAGCCACAAACTTCAAGAATTTCTTCCTGTGTTACCTGGTAATTCCAGTTTTTTCGGGAGAAGAGATCTGAAAGATAACATACAGACAGAGGAATCGGCAGCCCGTATATCTTCGCATAACTGACCGGTGGAATCTCATGTGCTGAAAAATTCCTGATAGTTCCCCTGTCAATTATTACTCCAACAGAATTGAGAATTTTTGCAGCATGATTAAAGGAATGATCCCAGGCCAGTGTCATACACAGGTCTGCAACAGGTGATCCGAATTTGGTATTTGGATAAAATGGTGCACGAGCATAGCAGAGTTTTCCACATTCCTGGCAGTAATACCGGTGAACTCTCACACTGATATTCCTTCTCTCCCCATTCTCAATAACTGTTGCAAACCTTTTAATCCTGATATCGTGAAATTTAACCTGTCCTTTACAATAATGGCAGTGATTGATGAGTGTGAACTCCATCATATCTATACCAGACAGGGCTGTAATGATGACACTGGAGAGAAGAGACGGAATCTTGATTACTTTCACTGCAGTACCTGATAAATATTCAATTGATTTCGACAAATAAGAGTCATTCGATATAAATTACGAATCTGCGAAGAATTTTATATAAATCTATTCCCTCATATTGGTCAGTAATTAAATATCTATTCTTCCCACACGTGTGCATACTAGTTCCCCGGTTTTTTCAAGAAATATCATCACAACAGCTCTTCCTTTGGTGAACAATAAGAGCATTTCACCGAACTTTCAATTATTTCCACCAGTCAGGAAAAAGGTTCTTTGCGATACCATAAAAATCTGGAGAAATATTCTGGAGGATTATATGTGATAACCCGGACATTGAGACATCAGATGAACTGATGGCGCCTTAAAAGATAATTGGACTTCCAATCCAGGCCTGAGGTTCATCTCTCTCACCGACTGCAACGTAACCTGGGAAGCCAGTATTATGCCATTACACGAGACCAGAACATGATTTATGATTCCATACGGTTCAATCTCGGTTATTATTCCGGTAAGAACATTTCTGGCACTGGTTTTTCCGCTTTCATTCGTATGCACCGTGATCTCTTCTGGCCTGATAGCAACCATCACTTCTTTTTCTGTCATTGAACTCACTGCATAGATGATGATACCACCAAGATCGATCTGTATTAGGCCATTTTCTAGTTGGGTTGCAACCCCTGGCAGAATATTCCGAATTCCAATAAATCTGGCAACATCTGCAGAACACGGCTCTGAAAAAACCTGGTTGGTCTCACCAGATTGAACAAATCTTCCTCCCATCATCACAGCAATAATATCAGCAAGTCTCTGACCTTGGTAGAGATCATGTGATGACATTATCACTGTTGTTCCACAGGTCCGGTTGTAATACCTGATGAGTTCCTCGATTTTTGCTGTAGAAACAGGATCAAGATTTGCAGTTGGTTCGTCGAGAAGGAGGAGATCCGGGTTTGTTATCATGACACGTGCAAGTGAGACACGTTGCATCTCTCCACCAGATAATGTCCGGGCCTTGCGGTGTTCATATCCGGAAAGGCCTATTTCATTGATCTTCTCCTCTACCCGTTTTTTTATCTCATCTTTTGAGACACCCCGAAATTTCAGACCCATAGCAAGATTTGCATAAACTGTCTCGTTAAATGCGATGGGTGTCTGAAAAACCATTCCCATCTGGCGTCTTATTTCGGTTATATTTTTAATATGTTCCAGTGAAGTGCCGTTGAAAATAATCTGACCACTGGAAGGGGTATCTAACAGATTGATAAGCCTCATGAGAGTGGTTTTTCCCTGTCCCGATGGGCCGATAATGGTAAATATCTTTCCTGATGGGATTTCTACGCTAATATTATCAAGAATGAGGCGATCTCCAAAGGATTTTGAGATATGGTCTAATTTTATCATAATTCACCGCTGTTGGAGGTATCCCATAAGCAAATTGATTATCAGAGCTATTCCGAGGAGGATTATTCCGAGAGCTAATGAAAGGGTAAAATTACCCATCGATGTCTGAAGAGATATGGCAGTAGTCAGAACACGGGTATGACCCTTAATATTTCCTCCTATCATGATAGCTGCTCCAACCTCTGATATTGCCCTGGAGAATCCAATCACAACGGCTGCCATGATAGCAAATCTTGCTTCCCTGATATGACTGGTGAGAAACTGAAATTTACTAGCCCCAAGTGACCGGATGGTATCAGTAATTATTGGGTTTATACCCTGCAAGGCAGAGATTGTCATCCCAGTCATTATTGGTATTATGAGTATGGTCTGTCCAAAGATCATCCCGTTTGGTGTAAAGAGAAATCCCAAAAAACCGAGTGGTCCTGTCCGAGAGAGGAGCATATAACAGACTAACCCTACAATCACTGTCGGGAGCGAATATAATGTCTGAATCAGACTTATGAGAGTCTTTTTTCCTCTAAATGAATTGAAATTTATGAGTGTCCCTAACGGAAGGGCGATAATTGTGCTGAGAACAACTGATGTGAATGTAATCTCTAAAGTTCGGCTAGTTATCTCAATAACATCAGGATTCCATGTAATTATAAGAGAAATTGCAGTATTAATCGCTGATAGGAGATCTTCCATCAGTATAAAAAAAGGGGTCTACCGGTAAAAAGTTACGCTACCGGGGTGGAAATTTCTTCTTCAGTAACATTTAACGTTACTGCATTTCCCTTTGCCGGAACAAAGAGTGGTTTTCCGTATTTCTCTGTTCCAAAGTCGCCAAGCCACTTCTGGGTTGCATCACTGATCAGATAGTTTTCCCACTTCTTCCCAGCATCAACATTTATCCCAGCGTCCGGGAACTTGTCAGGGTTTACTCTGATGACAGCATATACGTTGAGGAGGTCTGAACCATCAGTGATCAATGGCTTAAGGGTAAGGTTGCCTGCCATTGTATTCCAGGTTGCTGAATCTGTCAGAACGTATGCATCCTTCTCATTTGCCATGTTGAGGGTCTGACCCATTCCTGCTGCTGCATCAATATACCAGGGAGACTTGTTTACTTCAGCGTAATCAAGCCCTGCACCCTTCCACAGAAGTTTTTCACGTGCATGGGTTCCGGATCCATCTCCGCGTGAGACAAAGACAACTTTGTCGTTGGTCTTTCCGGCATCTGCAATTGTCTTGAATGCTTCAGTGGCACTCTTTCCTGCAATCTTTGCTGGATCTGATTCAGGGCCGGCAACCATGAAGTAGTTTGATCCAAAGACTTTCCTGTCAAGGCCATTTCCAGAGTCCAGGAATTTATTTTCTGCAGCCCGGTCATGAACCATGACTACATCTACGTCCCCGGTGTTTCCATAGCCTATGGCCTGTCCTGTGCCCACTGCTATCCATTCTACTTTGACATTGTTATCTGCTTCAAATTTCTTGGCCAGTTCATCAAGAACCCCTGTTGCATCCAGGCTGGTTGTAGTCCCGATCAAAAGCCGGTCTTCTGCATGCTTGGTTCCATTGAGATCCTTGATCTTCTCTGCAGATACTGCTACTCCGCTGCATAGGATTAATGCAACAACGAGTAGAATTGTTCCTAACAGTGCTCGCTTCATCATACCGTAATACCCTCTTTTTCACAATCATAAATACTTAATTAAGCTAATTTCATTCTCGAATATTTATTTAAGTTGTCCTTTAGAAAGAGTAATCGAACTCATTTGATATTTATTGTTTAAGTTCAAATAAAAAATAGAAATGTGATGATTTGCAGTGAAAAAGATCTTCTCCGGTTCAGATATACTTATATATTAATTCACAGGGAAGAGTTCGTAACCGTTGTTGAATTAATATTTCTAAAGTTGGTTCTCTGGGACCTGAAACACCAGAAACCAGGTTTTTCATGACAAATTAGATCTTTTGT from Methanospirillum lacunae includes these protein-coding regions:
- a CDS encoding substrate-binding domain-containing protein, producing MMKRALLGTILLVVALILCSGVAVSAEKIKDLNGTKHAEDRLLIGTTTSLDATGVLDELAKKFEADNNVKVEWIAVGTGQAIGYGNTGDVDVVMVHDRAAENKFLDSGNGLDRKVFGSNYFMVAGPESDPAKIAGKSATEAFKTIADAGKTNDKVVFVSRGDGSGTHAREKLLWKGAGLDYAEVNKSPWYIDAAAGMGQTLNMANEKDAYVLTDSATWNTMAGNLTLKPLITDGSDLLNVYAVIRVNPDKFPDAGINVDAGKKWENYLISDATQKWLGDFGTEKYGKPLFVPAKGNAVTLNVTEEEISTPVA
- a CDS encoding ABC transporter ATP-binding protein, with the translated sequence MIKLDHISKSFGDRLILDNISVEIPSGKIFTIIGPSGQGKTTLMRLINLLDTPSSGQIIFNGTSLEHIKNITEIRRQMGMVFQTPIAFNETVYANLAMGLKFRGVSKDEIKKRVEEKINEIGLSGYEHRKARTLSGGEMQRVSLARVMITNPDLLLLDEPTANLDPVSTAKIEELIRYYNRTCGTTVIMSSHDLYQGQRLADIIAVMMGGRFVQSGETNQVFSEPCSADVARFIGIRNILPGVATQLENGLIQIDLGGIIIYAVSSMTEKEVMVAIRPEEITVHTNESGKTSARNVLTGIITEIEPYGIINHVLVSCNGIILASQVTLQSVREMNLRPGLEVQLSFKAPSVHLMSQCPGYHI
- a CDS encoding ABC transporter permease encodes the protein MEDLLSAINTAISLIITWNPDVIEITSRTLEITFTSVVLSTIIALPLGTLINFNSFRGKKTLISLIQTLYSLPTVIVGLVCYMLLSRTGPLGFLGFLFTPNGMIFGQTILIIPIMTGMTISALQGINPIITDTIRSLGASKFQFLTSHIREARFAIMAAVVIGFSRAISEVGAAIMIGGNIKGHTRVLTTAISLQTSMGNFTLSLALGIILLGIALIINLLMGYLQQR